Proteins encoded by one window of Aspergillus puulaauensis MK2 DNA, chromosome 4, nearly complete sequence:
- a CDS encoding uncharacterized protein (COG:T;~EggNog:ENOG410PND7;~InterPro:IPR000719,IPR011009;~PFAM:PF07714,PF00069;~SECRETED:SignalP(1-20);~go_function: GO:0004672 - protein kinase activity [Evidence IEA];~go_function: GO:0005524 - ATP binding [Evidence IEA];~go_process: GO:0006468 - protein phosphorylation [Evidence IEA]) — protein MNFLLDLLACLVRLIRWSFGLFRAPHSENVPQPDPPSSPSSTSPPLLREKSSLILTPDFDSSSGTALQNLQQGLKKYRLESCVDRHLEFVAGPIVQRLVEDNIEAILEERSLGDVEHISSHCQLISKHATRLFAIFVELKREECIIPLLREGIHDDNLPFQRVQTPTQHTMALVTRQGTNVHALRGWDNEAINILDKKQYRFLSPIFRRGEHYKLDDLHILPFLDHEADHEGKAHAEGGYGQVFRACIHPDNHEFEDSSVRPRRGLFVAVKLLFHNDDFEPERNVYRALGHLSHDHLIDLLFTYKIKNRYHLVFPWADGSLKDYWEKYPEPVFTHQTLLWSVEQMKGIVSGLAYFHEFTNPEHGQTRFGRHGDIKAQNILWFRHANILKIADLGLARVHGRHSRSNVPPSTVVASPTYSPPEHQRGHPVSRRWDIWSLGCLYLEFVTYLILGNDAIVEFSSQRKGPTEIRELTSDVFYSEDAQEVNPGVIVWVAHLRHSQRCSRAMHDLLDLVMDEMLVVDPDARSSSRQIYKKMEKLIKRVEEEKKYLIKPKPLALGHSRRLPRMFESLLQPQPLSAAPRSHTWNL, from the exons ATGAACTTCCTGCTTGATCTCCTTGCTTGTCTAGTGCGACTCATCCGATGGTCATTCGGGCTTTTCAGAGCACCGCACTCTGAGAATGTTCCCCAGCCAGACCCTCCGTCTTCCCCATCTTCTACCAGCCCCCCGCTACTTCGAGAAAAATCGTCCCTTATTTTGACGCCAGACTTTGATTCCAGCTCGGGCACCGCGCTGCAAAATCTTCAACAGGGTCTCAAAAAGTACCGCCTGGAGTCCTGCGTCGATCGGCACTTGGAATTTGTCGCGGGACCTATCGTGCAACGGTTGGTTGAAGACAACATCGAAGCCATCCTCGAAGAGAGATCTCTCGGAGACGTTGAACACATTTCTTCACATTGCCAGCTAATCTCTAAGCATGCGACAAGACTCTTCGCAATATTTGTGGAGCTGAAGCGAGAGGAATGCATCATACCACTCCTTAGGGAGGGAATACATGATGATAATCTTCCATTTCAGAGGGTCCAAACACCTACTCAACATACAATGGCCCTTGTCACTCGACAGGGTACAAATGTACATGCACTGAGGGGCTGGGACAACGAAGCTATCAATATTTTGGACAAGAAACAGTATCGCTTCTTGAGTCCTATATTTCGACGGGGCGAGCATTACAAGCTTGACGACTTACATATACTACCGTTCCTCGACCACGAGGCAGACCATGAGGGCAAGGCACATGCAGAGGGGGGTTATGGGCAGGTGTTCCGAGCTTGCATTCATCCAGACAACCATGAGTTCGAAGATTCCTCCGTTCGTCCGCGTCGG GGCCTTTTTGTAGCCGTCAAGCTTTTGTTCCATAATGACGACTTCGAGCCTGAACGAAATGTCTACCGGGCCCTGGGCCATTTAAGCCATGACCATCTGATTGACCTGCTGTTTACTTATAAGATAAAGAATCGTTATCACCTGGTATTCCCGTGGGCTGATGGAAGTCTGAAGGACTACTGGGAGAAATACCCGGAGCCGGTATTTACTCATCAAACTCTTCTGTGGTCCGTGGAGCAGATGAAAGGCATTGTCAGTGGATTGGCCTACTTTCATGAGTTTACAAACCCAGAGCATGGACAGACCCGATTTGGACGCCACGGTGATATCAAGGCCCAAAACATACTCTGGTTTCGCCACGCAAATATTCTGAAAATAGCGGATTTGGGGTTAGCCAGAGTTCATGGCAGACACTCTAGGTCCAACGTGCCCCCAAGCACAGTTGTTGCCTCCCCTACATATTCCCCCCCGGAACATCAGCGAGGACACCCAGTCTCTCGCAGATGGGATATCTGGAGCCTTGGATGTTTATATTTGGAGTTCGTAACATACCTTATTCTCGGAAACGATGCCATTGTCGAGTTTTCCAGCCAGAGAAAAGGGCCCACCGAAATCCGTGAATTGACCTCTGATGTCTTTTACTCGGAAGACGCTCAGGAGGTGAATCCGGGTGTTATTGTCTGGGTTGCCCATTTAAGACACAGCCAACGGTGCTCGAGAGCAATGCACGACCTCTTGGACCTCGTTATGGATGAGATGCTTGTGGTCGATCCTGATGCCCGAAGCAGCTCACGGCAAATATACAAGAAAATGGAGAAGCTAATCAAACgcgtcgaggaagaaaagaagtaTCTGATCAAACCTAAGCCCTTGGCTCTCGGTCACTCGAGAAGGCTCCCTCGCATGTTTGAATCTCTCCTACAACCCCAGCCTCTAAGCGCAGCCCCGAGGAGTCATACTTGGAACCTATGA
- a CDS encoding uncharacterized protein (COG:S;~EggNog:ENOG410Q24H;~TransMembrane:2 (o342-364i376-398o)) → MQINQLGELNGALQRKTNECMRVYTVRHARSWSTLDISRELLDHLIASHQVFTELWRVLLTFGLKERENEYGFPIPQVRDLELAYVLRRVEPNGRCSPHFPWSIRQTGVYQKLIQKQERCQDTGSVFLLIAPSPTAESQTVQSLHGRALTSLDAAFSVHRWFVAESMAGWMDYMCWLEDQLKIMSARIMPGQILDGSGTRPIATHLENDMYELKQLEDSIMDLLVILPTKLQTMRCLAKRYQELCSRFCVPPGACACRKGIQGFEEYSAEALNYQKRAKVLQTRVQSILSLLSDLVEYEELRTLKELGAASNQESTTIKDLMMFNSTKQTSNNRGARAMEQMAIIGLVFIPITLVENFFSTEFVKDDGGRMQVSKNAWSIAAVAVPLTLFVFAFWQLWLRYELQLQPTAIGGALRSMFRRRRAKEEDAV, encoded by the exons TAAACCAACTGGGAGAGCTAAACGGAGCGCTGCAGCGGAAAACAAACGAGTGTATGCGGGTATACACCGTTCGACACGCTCGGTCGTGGTCAACGCTGGACATATCCCGCGAGCTCCTCGATCACCTAATAGCCAGCCACCAGGTCTTCACTGAGCTATGGAGGGTTCTTCTAACATTTGGACTGAAGGAGCGTGAGAACGAGTACGGATTTCCAATACCGCAAGTGAGAGACCTAG AGTTGGCCTATGTTCTTCGACGGGTCGAGCCGAACGGGAGGTGCTCGCCGCACTTTCCCTGGTCTATTCGTCAAACGGGCGTATATCAGAAACTGATACAGAAGCAAGAGAGGTGTCAAGATACCGGTTCTGTTTTTCTGCTGATAGCGCCATCTCCCACAGCTGAGAGCCAGACAGTCCAGAGCTTGCACGGAAGGGCTCTAACTAGTCTAGATGCTGCCTTCTCAGTCCATAGATGGTTTGTGGCCGAAAGCATGGCAGGGTGGATGGATTACATGTGCTGGCTGGAAGATCAGCTGAAGATAATG TCGGCTCGTATAATGCCGGGACAAATACTCGATGGATCCGGAACCAGGCCTATAGCAACCCACCTGGAGAACGACATGTATGAACTGAAACAACTCGAGGATAGCATCATGGATCTGCTTGTGATTCTGCCTACCAAATTGCAGACTATGCGTTGTTTGGCGAAGAGATATCAAGAACTCTGCTCGAGATTCTGCGTCCCGCCAggtgcttgtgcttgtcgCAAGGGAATCCAAGGATTTGAAGAATACTCCGCGGAGGCCCTGAATTACCAAAAGCGAGCGAAGGTGCTGCAGACCCGTGTACAGTCGATCCTGAGCCTA CTGTCCGACCTCGTTGAGTACGAGGAGCTGCGCACCTTGAAAGAGCTAGGAGCAGCATCAAATCAAGAAAGCACTACCATCAAAGATCTTATG ATGTTCAACTCGACTAAACAGACCAGCAACAACCGGGGTGCCAGGGCGATGGAACAGATGGCCATCATCGGGCTAGTATTCATTCCCATAACACTGGTGGAG AATTTCTTTTCGACGGAGTTTGTCAAGGATGACGGAGGGAGAATGCAAGTGTCGAAGAACGCCTGGAGCATCGCGGCGGTGGCTGTGCCGTTGACACTCTTTGTGTTTGCATTTTGGCAACTCTGGCTGCGATACGAACTGCAGCTTCAACCGACAGCCATCGGGGGAGCCTTGCGGAGCATGTTCAGACGCAGGCgagcgaaggaggaggatgcggtttGA